The following are encoded in a window of Streptomyces sp. SAT1 genomic DNA:
- a CDS encoding WXG100 family type VII secretion target, translating into MEKQQLDYSHDDVTQLARHIDEFNIELSKRIGSLNQVVDMVQAGWQGAAGKEFDSLQRGINQNLRKIQDNLSDLEEIVRMSAGKFDAHEQERIAQIRKVDNSGEVQSRILGQVGVNYR; encoded by the coding sequence ATGGAGAAGCAGCAGCTCGACTACAGCCACGACGATGTCACGCAACTGGCTCGTCACATCGATGAGTTCAACATCGAGCTGAGCAAGCGCATCGGTTCGCTGAACCAGGTCGTCGACATGGTGCAGGCGGGCTGGCAGGGCGCCGCGGGCAAGGAGTTCGACTCGCTCCAGCGAGGGATCAACCAGAACCTGAGGAAGATCCAGGACAACCTCTCCGACCTCGAGGAGATCGTCCGTATGAGTGCCGGCAAGTTCGACGCGCACGAGCAGGAGCGGATCGCCCAGATCCGGAAGGTCGACAACTCCGGAGAGGTCCAGAGCAGGATCCTCGGCCAGGTCGGCGTCAACTACCGCTAA
- a CDS encoding WXG100 family type VII secretion target — MSSSFDRTAVNYDTVTQAAADVRTTVKNLNEHLEALMRAVRQRSAEWQGEAKTAFEAIQQSNSQEMAAMTEKLGRVAMLLDESVIGYQDTDKGNAARFRMLMGG; from the coding sequence ATGTCGAGCAGCTTCGACCGGACAGCGGTCAACTACGACACCGTCACCCAGGCCGCCGCCGATGTGCGCACCACGGTCAAGAACCTCAACGAGCACCTCGAGGCGCTGATGCGTGCCGTCAGGCAGCGGTCCGCGGAGTGGCAGGGCGAGGCCAAGACGGCCTTCGAGGCGATCCAGCAGAGCAACAGCCAGGAGATGGCCGCGATGACCGAGAAGCTCGGCCGTGTCGCCATGCTCCTGGACGAGTCGGTCATCGGCTACCAGGACACCGACAAGGGCAACGCGGCCCGCTTCCGGATGCTGATGGGCGGCTGA
- the mycP gene encoding type VII secretion-associated serine protease mycosin, with amino-acid sequence MAIAAAPAQAASVRARQWHLDAMHAEEMWRTSTGRGITVAVIDSGVDDSLADLKGQVLPGKDFSSQRGDEHTDIGAHGTDMAALIAATGARGSLNGSYGLAPGAKILPIRMRYATEDYGQGDSRAVFSHTLSQAIRYAADSPAQVINMSLGASNSRGEHDVGTPELESAVKYAIGKGKLLFAAVGNSGDKANLPEYPASAPGVVGVGAITEKIRRAPFSQHGAEVDMTAPGVDMYRACLDGTEICKGQGTSDATAIASASAALIWAAHPDWTNNQVLRVLINTMKGNEKSWTRNDDFGYGIVRPRAALENPGDPGPPDEYPLPDLAAAASHSPSPKPTESPDASGTDQAHASPQAAAAEPGESGGAPVWIGLGIAAAVLLGGVTTVAVLRARGRRRTPVPPPVPPAYHQPYAQPQQYPPYGPPPGHTAPMPPEGAPRPGHHP; translated from the coding sequence GTGGCCATCGCTGCCGCACCGGCTCAAGCAGCTTCGGTCCGGGCACGCCAGTGGCACCTCGACGCGATGCACGCCGAGGAGATGTGGAGGACAAGCACCGGCCGGGGCATCACGGTCGCCGTGATCGACTCGGGTGTCGACGACTCTTTGGCCGATCTCAAGGGCCAGGTGCTGCCAGGCAAGGACTTCTCGTCGCAGCGCGGCGACGAGCACACGGACATCGGCGCCCATGGCACCGACATGGCCGCACTCATCGCGGCAACAGGCGCGCGGGGTTCCCTGAACGGCTCCTACGGGCTCGCACCCGGTGCCAAGATCCTGCCCATCCGGATGCGCTACGCGACGGAGGACTACGGACAGGGCGACAGCAGAGCGGTGTTCTCCCACACCCTCAGTCAGGCGATCCGCTACGCCGCGGACAGTCCCGCTCAGGTCATCAACATGTCATTGGGCGCTTCGAACTCTCGCGGTGAGCACGATGTGGGGACTCCTGAGCTGGAGTCAGCGGTCAAGTACGCCATCGGCAAGGGGAAACTGCTCTTCGCGGCCGTCGGGAACAGCGGGGACAAGGCCAACCTGCCCGAATACCCGGCTTCCGCACCCGGTGTCGTCGGAGTCGGCGCGATCACGGAGAAGATCAGACGGGCGCCTTTCTCCCAGCACGGCGCGGAAGTCGACATGACCGCCCCCGGCGTGGACATGTACCGCGCTTGTCTCGACGGAACCGAGATCTGCAAGGGCCAGGGCACCAGCGACGCCACCGCCATCGCCTCGGCCTCCGCCGCCCTCATCTGGGCCGCGCACCCCGACTGGACGAACAACCAGGTGCTGCGCGTCCTCATCAACACCATGAAGGGCAACGAGAAGAGCTGGACCCGTAACGACGACTTCGGCTACGGCATCGTCCGCCCACGCGCCGCCCTCGAGAACCCAGGCGATCCGGGCCCCCCTGACGAATACCCGCTCCCCGACCTCGCCGCCGCGGCATCGCACTCTCCTTCCCCGAAGCCGACCGAGTCCCCGGACGCGTCAGGCACCGACCAGGCTCACGCATCTCCCCAGGCCGCTGCGGCCGAGCCCGGCGAGAGCGGCGGCGCCCCTGTCTGGATCGGTCTGGGCATCGCAGCCGCCGTGCTGCTCGGGGGCGTCACCACCGTCGCGGTCCTGCGTGCACGCGGCCGTCGGCGGACTCCGGTACCGCCTCCGGTCCCACCCGCGTATCACCAGCCGTACGCGCAGCCCCAGCAGTACCCGCCCTACGGTCCGCCGCCCGGCCATACGGCCCCGATGCCGCCCGAAGGGGCGCCGCGACCGGGGCACCACCCATGA
- the eccCa gene encoding type VII secretion protein EccCa, with amino-acid sequence MSQIAIKRPPRTLPPEVPSNDLQLETPPELPRGQQEGMLMQVLPTLGMGSSVVFYFASPNAHPFMRIMGVVMLVSTAAMVVSQIVRHRRGTQGQMADVRRDYLRYLAQTRRAVRRTALRQRDAQLYLHPAPEQLWSVVAEGSRVWERRSGDDDFGQVRIGLGPQRLATPLVAPQTAPVDELEPLCAGAMQRFLAVHGQLDGLPVALSLRAFYHVTVSGEPERAQAAARALVAQAVTLHSPDDLVVAVVTSPGALPRWDWTKWLPHCQVAGQFDGAGTRRLFGDDLGELERLLAGTLEGRPRFSRDGRPLLDRPHVLVVLDGGMVPPASAFAAVEGMQGVTVVEVVPGELDQPRGDLSVVVRPERLLLDSGGGVAYEGVPDGLSLPAAEALARQLAPLRMGGQDDDEPLLANLDFTELLGLGDASSVDVARTWRPRSTPERLRVPIGVGEDGRPVMLDLKEAAQEGMGPHGLCVGATGSGKSELLRTLVLGLAVTHSSETLNFVLADFKGGATFAGMSQMPHVAAVITNLADDLTLVDRMGDAIRGELQRRQELLRSAGNYANIHDYEKARAAGAPLEPLASLVLVIDEFSELLTAKPDFIDMFIQIGRIGRSLGVHLLLASQRLEEGRLRGLDTYLSYRIGLRTFSAAESRTALGVPDAYHLPSVPGSGYLKFGTDEMVRFKAAYVSGAYRAGGPDAARDSRPAERRPALFTAPAVPVAAPAPGPARPSPAARPDDDALADTVLDVIVQRLEGQGVPAHQVWLPPLDRAPTLDQLLPGLAVSAERGFRAAESARPGALTVPLGLIDKPFEQKREVLYRDFSGAAGHMMVVGGPQSGKSTVLRTLVTSFALTHTPHEVQFYCLDFGGGGLMALSDLPHVGGVASRLDPERVRRTVAEVAGVLNRREQFFRTHGIDSIGTYRRRRAAGELPGEPWGDVFLVVDGWGNFKSEYEGLEAVVHDIAGRGLGHGVHVVVTASRYMEVRAALKDQILGRLELCLGDAMDSEFDRKVAANVPAGVPGRGQVPEKLHFMAALPRIDSSSAPDDLADATARLVRSVRDGWQGPAAPAVRLLPRRFPADQLPKGFEFPQHGIAIGIDEENLEPVFVDLDTDPFFLVFGESESGRTNLLRLIARQISERYTPAEARIVVGDYRRTMLEAVPESHLLEYAPMASAMQVHMDAVRQFMEMRAPKPDITPQELRDRSWWSGPQLFVIVDDYELVATNSGSPLAQLVEHLPFARDVGVKFVVARSAAGASRAMYEPFMQRVKELGAQGLVLSGDPSEGDILGTVRARPMPPGRGVFVSRKRGSSLMQVGLLTQRH; translated from the coding sequence GTGAGCCAGATCGCCATCAAGCGCCCACCACGCACGCTACCGCCCGAAGTGCCCTCGAATGACCTGCAATTGGAGACTCCTCCCGAGCTGCCGCGCGGCCAGCAGGAGGGCATGCTGATGCAGGTCCTGCCGACGCTCGGCATGGGCTCGTCGGTGGTGTTCTACTTCGCGTCGCCCAACGCCCATCCGTTCATGCGGATCATGGGTGTGGTCATGCTGGTGTCGACCGCCGCGATGGTGGTCTCGCAGATCGTCCGGCACCGTCGCGGTACGCAAGGGCAAATGGCCGACGTACGCCGCGACTACCTCCGCTATCTGGCCCAGACCCGGCGCGCGGTGCGCCGGACCGCACTGCGCCAGCGGGACGCGCAGCTGTATCTGCACCCGGCGCCCGAGCAGTTGTGGTCGGTCGTCGCCGAGGGCAGCCGGGTGTGGGAACGCCGGTCCGGGGACGACGACTTCGGGCAGGTGCGCATCGGTCTCGGCCCGCAGCGGCTGGCCACTCCCCTGGTGGCGCCGCAGACCGCGCCGGTGGACGAACTGGAGCCGCTGTGCGCGGGCGCGATGCAGCGGTTCCTCGCCGTGCACGGCCAGTTGGACGGGCTGCCGGTGGCGCTGTCGCTGCGCGCCTTCTACCACGTGACCGTCTCCGGCGAGCCGGAGCGCGCGCAGGCGGCGGCCCGCGCGCTGGTGGCCCAGGCGGTCACCCTGCACTCCCCCGACGACCTGGTGGTCGCCGTGGTGACGTCACCGGGCGCGCTTCCCCGCTGGGACTGGACGAAGTGGCTGCCGCACTGCCAGGTGGCGGGCCAGTTCGACGGCGCGGGCACACGCCGGCTGTTCGGCGACGACCTGGGCGAACTGGAGCGGTTGCTGGCGGGCACCCTGGAGGGACGTCCGCGTTTCTCCCGGGACGGCCGGCCGCTGCTGGACCGGCCGCACGTGCTGGTCGTGCTGGACGGCGGCATGGTCCCGCCCGCCTCGGCGTTCGCCGCCGTGGAGGGGATGCAGGGGGTGACGGTCGTCGAGGTCGTTCCCGGTGAGCTGGACCAGCCGCGCGGCGATCTGTCGGTGGTCGTGCGCCCGGAGCGGCTGTTGCTCGACTCCGGCGGCGGTGTCGCCTACGAGGGCGTACCGGACGGGCTGTCGCTGCCCGCCGCCGAGGCCCTGGCCCGGCAGCTCGCCCCGCTGCGCATGGGCGGCCAGGACGACGACGAACCCCTGCTGGCCAACCTGGACTTCACCGAGCTGCTGGGGCTCGGCGACGCCTCCTCGGTGGACGTCGCCCGCACCTGGCGGCCGCGTTCGACACCGGAGCGGCTGCGGGTGCCGATCGGTGTCGGCGAGGACGGCCGGCCGGTGATGCTGGACCTCAAGGAGGCCGCGCAGGAAGGCATGGGACCGCACGGCCTGTGCGTCGGCGCGACCGGCTCCGGCAAGTCGGAGCTGCTGCGCACCCTGGTGCTGGGCCTGGCGGTCACGCATTCCTCGGAGACGCTCAACTTCGTCCTCGCCGACTTCAAGGGCGGCGCGACCTTCGCCGGCATGTCGCAGATGCCGCACGTCGCCGCCGTGATCACCAACCTCGCGGACGACCTGACCCTGGTCGACCGCATGGGCGACGCGATACGGGGCGAGCTGCAGCGGCGCCAGGAGCTGCTGCGCTCGGCCGGCAACTACGCCAACATCCACGACTACGAGAAGGCGCGTGCCGCGGGCGCCCCGCTGGAGCCGCTGGCCTCGCTCGTGCTCGTCATCGACGAGTTCAGCGAACTGCTCACGGCCAAGCCGGACTTCATCGACATGTTCATCCAGATCGGCCGGATCGGCCGCTCGCTGGGGGTGCATCTGCTGCTCGCCTCGCAGCGGCTGGAGGAGGGCCGGCTGCGCGGTCTGGACACCTATCTCTCGTACCGGATCGGTCTGCGGACGTTCTCCGCCGCCGAGTCCCGTACGGCGCTGGGGGTGCCGGACGCGTACCACCTGCCGTCCGTCCCCGGCTCCGGGTACCTGAAGTTCGGCACGGACGAGATGGTGCGCTTCAAGGCCGCCTATGTGTCGGGCGCGTACCGCGCGGGCGGGCCGGACGCCGCCCGCGACAGCCGGCCGGCCGAGCGCCGCCCCGCGCTGTTCACCGCGCCGGCCGTGCCCGTGGCCGCCCCGGCGCCCGGACCGGCGCGTCCGTCACCGGCGGCCCGCCCCGACGACGACGCGCTGGCCGACACGGTCCTGGACGTGATCGTGCAGCGGCTGGAGGGCCAGGGGGTGCCCGCGCACCAGGTGTGGCTGCCGCCGCTGGACCGCGCGCCGACGCTGGACCAGTTGCTGCCCGGTCTCGCCGTGTCCGCCGAACGCGGCTTCCGGGCGGCGGAGTCCGCGCGTCCTGGCGCCCTCACCGTCCCGCTCGGTCTGATCGACAAGCCGTTCGAGCAGAAGCGCGAGGTGCTGTACCGGGACTTCTCCGGCGCGGCCGGGCACATGATGGTCGTCGGCGGTCCGCAGTCGGGCAAGTCGACGGTCCTGCGGACCCTGGTCACCTCGTTCGCGCTCACCCACACACCGCACGAAGTGCAGTTCTACTGCCTGGACTTCGGTGGCGGCGGCCTGATGGCGCTCAGCGACCTGCCACATGTGGGCGGGGTCGCCTCGCGCCTGGACCCGGAGCGGGTGCGCCGTACGGTCGCGGAGGTGGCCGGTGTCCTGAACCGGCGCGAGCAGTTCTTCCGGACGCACGGCATCGACTCCATCGGCACGTACCGCAGGCGGCGCGCGGCGGGCGAACTGCCCGGCGAGCCCTGGGGCGACGTCTTCCTGGTCGTCGACGGCTGGGGCAACTTCAAGTCGGAGTACGAGGGTCTGGAGGCCGTCGTCCACGACATCGCGGGGCGGGGCCTGGGCCACGGCGTGCACGTGGTGGTGACGGCGTCGCGGTACATGGAGGTGCGGGCGGCCCTGAAGGACCAGATCCTCGGCCGGCTCGAACTGTGCCTCGGCGACGCGATGGACTCCGAGTTCGACCGCAAGGTGGCCGCCAACGTGCCGGCGGGTGTGCCGGGCCGCGGCCAGGTGCCCGAGAAGCTGCACTTCATGGCGGCCCTGCCGCGGATCGACTCCTCGTCCGCGCCGGACGACCTGGCGGACGCGACGGCGCGGCTCGTCCGGTCCGTGCGGGACGGCTGGCAGGGTCCCGCGGCCCCGGCGGTCCGGCTGCTGCCCCGCAGGTTCCCGGCCGACCAGTTGCCCAAGGGCTTCGAGTTCCCGCAGCACGGCATCGCGATCGGCATCGACGAGGAGAACCTGGAGCCGGTCTTCGTCGATCTCGACACCGACCCGTTCTTCCTGGTCTTCGGCGAGAGCGAGTCCGGCAGGACGAACCTGCTGCGGCTGATCGCCCGGCAGATCAGCGAGCGCTACACGCCCGCCGAGGCCCGCATCGTCGTCGGCGACTACCGGCGCACCATGCTGGAGGCGGTGCCCGAGTCGCATCTGCTCGAGTACGCGCCCATGGCGTCGGCGATGCAGGTCCACATGGACGCGGTGCGCCAGTTCATGGAGATGCGGGCGCCGAAGCCGGACATCACCCCGCAGGAGCTGCGCGACCGCAGCTGGTGGAGCGGCCCGCAGCTGTTCGTCATCGTCGACGACTACGAGCTGGTGGCCACCAACTCCGGCAGTCCGCTCGCCCAGTTGGTGGAGCACCTGCCCTTCGCGCGGGACGTGGGCGTCAAGTTCGTCGTGGCGCGCAGCGCGGCCGGTGCCTCGCGGGCCATGTACGAGCCCTTCATGCAGCGCGTGAAGGAGCTGGGCGCCCAGGGCCTGGTCCTTTCGGGCGACCCGAGCGAGGGCGACATCCTCGGCACCGTCCGGGCCCGTCCGATGCCGCCGGGCCGCGGTGTGTTCGTGTCCCGCAAGCGCGGGTCGTCGCTCATGCAGGTGGGCCTGCTCACGCAACGCCACTAG
- the eccD gene encoding type VII secretion integral membrane protein EccD, whose protein sequence is MSTSAATGFCRVTVVAPDSRIDVALPEDIAVADIYPEILRLTGQTQPVGAPTGYHLVRRDGRVLDGARTLADERVLDGEVLGLRPFAESLPPAVHDDVSDAVASAVVRDRHLWSDDLLRAAGLAAGALLLLLCGFVLWYADPVRHDMHGLPGVVAGALGVLLTAFAGVRARVYADRAAAACLGLGALPLLLIAGSGIVGPAAGQGPGKLQFLLGCATVLVAAVTLVALTPGGDAPFVAAACAALAGTLATFAAVLADASATATAAGCAPVAVGLVAFLPGLSSRFARLPIGYASPRSAAQDDFGPGPAHGSDGPDTGPLDAEHIAAQARRGHEMLLGLVGGTAAVVVASAAVLGFSDDVWAQLLALATGLAMLLRARLFRYTSQVSCVLVAGLAAVALLLLGLALHPPAEALRDFALHGDRGALDLRTLWLTAAVAAGALLVTAIGLIVPRSGLSPFWGRFMEIAEGFVLLTLVPLALAVLGVYTAARSMTG, encoded by the coding sequence GTGAGTACGTCCGCGGCGACGGGATTCTGCCGAGTCACCGTCGTGGCACCCGACAGCCGGATCGACGTGGCCCTCCCGGAGGACATCGCCGTCGCCGACATCTACCCGGAGATCCTGCGCCTGACCGGTCAGACCCAGCCCGTGGGCGCCCCCACCGGATACCACCTGGTGCGCCGCGACGGCCGCGTCCTCGACGGCGCCCGCACCCTGGCGGACGAACGGGTCCTGGACGGAGAGGTGCTCGGCCTCAGGCCGTTCGCCGAGTCCCTGCCGCCCGCGGTCCACGACGACGTCTCGGACGCCGTCGCCTCCGCCGTCGTGCGCGACCGGCACCTGTGGAGCGACGACCTGCTGCGGGCCGCCGGACTGGCCGCGGGCGCGCTGCTGTTGCTGCTGTGCGGATTCGTCCTCTGGTACGCCGACCCGGTGCGCCACGACATGCACGGGCTGCCCGGCGTCGTCGCCGGCGCCCTCGGCGTGCTGCTGACCGCCTTCGCCGGCGTACGCGCCCGCGTGTACGCCGACCGGGCCGCAGCGGCCTGCCTGGGCCTCGGCGCCCTGCCGCTGCTGCTGATCGCGGGCTCGGGCATCGTCGGACCCGCCGCCGGACAGGGCCCCGGCAAGCTCCAGTTCCTGCTGGGCTGCGCGACCGTCCTGGTCGCCGCCGTGACCCTGGTCGCCCTCACCCCCGGCGGGGACGCGCCCTTCGTCGCCGCCGCCTGCGCGGCACTGGCCGGCACCCTGGCCACCTTCGCCGCCGTCCTCGCCGACGCCTCGGCCACCGCGACCGCCGCCGGCTGCGCCCCCGTCGCCGTCGGCCTGGTCGCCTTCCTGCCGGGGCTCTCCAGCCGCTTCGCCCGGCTGCCGATCGGCTACGCCTCGCCGCGTTCGGCCGCGCAGGACGACTTCGGCCCCGGCCCCGCACACGGCTCGGACGGCCCGGACACCGGTCCGCTCGACGCCGAGCACATCGCGGCCCAGGCCCGGCGCGGCCACGAGATGCTGCTCGGACTGGTCGGCGGCACCGCGGCGGTCGTGGTCGCCTCCGCCGCGGTCCTGGGCTTCTCCGACGACGTGTGGGCCCAGCTCCTCGCCCTGGCGACGGGCCTGGCCATGCTGCTGCGCGCACGGCTGTTCCGCTACACCTCCCAGGTGTCCTGCGTCCTGGTCGCGGGCCTGGCCGCCGTCGCCCTGCTGCTGCTCGGCCTCGCCCTGCACCCGCCCGCCGAGGCACTGCGCGACTTCGCGCTGCACGGCGACCGCGGCGCCCTCGACCTGCGCACCCTCTGGCTCACCGCCGCCGTCGCCGCGGGAGCCCTCCTGGTCACCGCGATCGGCCTGATCGTCCCGCGCAGCGGACTCAGCCCCTTCTGGGGCCGCTTCATGGAGATCGCCGAGGGCTTCGTCCTGCTGACCCTGGTACCGCTGGCCCTCGCCGTGCTCGGTGTGTACACCGCCGCGCGCTCGATGACCGGCTGA
- a CDS encoding outer membrane protein assembly factor BamB family protein produces MSFGPPPSPYTQSALAADRTRRRRRIRVLGGLAVVVAAAVGVGGWILSSAGDDRPAAAPRPSAAPQSPDDIRELTEKTPATPEGKLLVEYREGDLAKTVKGDPRYAPGTWATEKVLAKGIGNRIEGLTTAATGDEKAWTLKLDGPLCATSKHITADGRTAVVVQPVRSDSSEKSGVCDQVVFFDVNTGKKLWQVTMPSADRAFVTNTNLTMTKGVVAVAWGQGSVAYDMKNGKQLWNSTTVSACEDSGFAGGRALLVLEKCGRESSEPTYRVEKLEPRTGKPLWTYKVAGGVEDVFLPSSDPAVLAVAAGDTSVTDLITLDGTGRRLATVSMTGYEPKCGERDFGAGYFGKVEYCDGVVVGRDHLYVVSKETTELRQAANWIVAFDVRTGKAGRKLDARPSQPMAPLQMSGDDLLVFRRSYSTIEPSSVIRWNPATGKETPFLYFGLPDEDGGLADIERSDILVGQGRVYFAQRELTADEKHPKYPVTAVVGIGSAGAPD; encoded by the coding sequence GTGAGCTTCGGCCCGCCCCCCTCTCCCTACACCCAGTCCGCGCTCGCCGCGGACCGCACCCGCAGACGCCGCCGCATACGCGTGCTGGGCGGACTGGCCGTCGTGGTGGCCGCCGCCGTCGGTGTGGGCGGCTGGATCCTGTCGTCCGCGGGGGACGACAGGCCCGCGGCCGCCCCCCGTCCGTCGGCCGCGCCGCAGAGCCCCGACGACATCCGCGAACTGACGGAGAAGACCCCGGCCACCCCCGAGGGCAAGCTGCTGGTCGAGTACCGGGAGGGGGACCTCGCCAAGACCGTCAAGGGCGACCCCCGGTACGCGCCGGGCACCTGGGCCACCGAGAAGGTGCTCGCCAAGGGCATAGGCAACCGGATCGAGGGCCTGACCACCGCCGCCACGGGCGACGAGAAGGCGTGGACCCTCAAGCTCGACGGCCCCCTGTGCGCCACCAGCAAGCACATCACCGCCGACGGACGCACGGCGGTCGTCGTCCAGCCCGTGCGGTCCGACTCCTCCGAGAAGTCGGGCGTCTGCGACCAGGTGGTGTTCTTCGACGTGAACACCGGCAAGAAGCTGTGGCAGGTGACGATGCCCTCGGCCGACAGGGCCTTCGTCACCAACACCAACCTGACCATGACCAAGGGCGTGGTGGCCGTCGCCTGGGGCCAGGGTTCGGTGGCCTACGACATGAAGAACGGCAAGCAGCTCTGGAACAGCACGACCGTCTCCGCCTGCGAGGACAGCGGCTTCGCCGGCGGGCGGGCACTGCTCGTCCTGGAGAAGTGCGGCCGCGAGTCCTCCGAGCCCACCTACCGGGTCGAGAAGCTGGAGCCGCGCACCGGCAAGCCCCTGTGGACGTACAAGGTGGCCGGCGGGGTCGAGGACGTCTTCCTGCCCTCGTCCGACCCGGCGGTGCTCGCGGTCGCGGCCGGCGACACCTCGGTGACCGACCTGATCACCCTCGACGGCACCGGCAGGCGCCTGGCCACCGTCTCCATGACCGGCTACGAACCCAAGTGCGGCGAACGCGATTTCGGCGCGGGCTACTTCGGCAAGGTGGAGTACTGCGACGGCGTCGTCGTGGGGCGCGACCACCTGTACGTCGTCAGCAAGGAGACCACCGAACTGCGCCAGGCGGCCAACTGGATCGTGGCCTTCGACGTCCGCACCGGCAAGGCGGGCCGCAAGCTGGACGCGCGCCCCTCGCAGCCGATGGCCCCGCTCCAGATGAGCGGGGACGACCTGCTGGTCTTCCGGCGCAGCTACTCCACGATCGAGCCCTCCTCGGTGATCCGCTGGAACCCGGCCACCGGCAAGGAGACGCCGTTCCTGTACTTCGGCCTCCCCGACGAGGACGGCGGTCTCGCCGACATCGAGCGGTCGGACATCCTCGTGGGGCAGGGCCGGGTCTACTTCGCCCAGCGCGAGCTGACCGCCGACGAGAAGCACCCGAAGTACCCGGTGACGGCCGTCGTCGGCATCGGCAGCGCGGGCGCCCCGGACTGA
- a CDS encoding DUF397 domain-containing protein: MAETAAEIKARKERERDELYALDISGVEWHCAPGTEEHEERVEIAYLPDGAVAMRSSLDHGTVLRYTEAEWRAFVLGARDGEFDLEPTERNGGLDAQ, encoded by the coding sequence ATGGCGGAGACGGCAGCGGAGATCAAGGCACGCAAGGAGCGCGAGCGCGACGAACTGTACGCGCTCGACATCTCGGGCGTGGAGTGGCATTGCGCACCGGGTACGGAGGAGCACGAGGAGCGCGTGGAGATCGCCTATCTTCCCGACGGCGCGGTGGCCATGCGGTCCTCCCTCGACCACGGCACCGTGCTGCGCTACACGGAGGCGGAGTGGCGGGCGTTCGTGCTGGGTGCCCGGGACGGCGAGTTCGACCTGGAGCCGACCGAGCGCAACGGCGGCCTCGACGCGCAGTGA
- the rpsO gene encoding 30S ribosomal protein S15, protein MSLDAATKKQIISEFGTKEGDTGSPEVQVALLSRRISDLTEHLKTHKHDHHSRRGLLILVGQRRRLLQYLAKKDIQRFRALVDRLGIRRGAAGAK, encoded by the coding sequence GTGTCGCTCGACGCCGCCACGAAGAAGCAGATCATCTCCGAGTTCGGTACCAAGGAGGGCGACACCGGCTCCCCCGAGGTCCAGGTCGCTCTGCTGTCCCGTCGGATCTCCGACCTGACCGAGCACCTCAAGACCCACAAGCACGACCACCACTCCCGTCGTGGCCTGCTGATCCTGGTCGGTCAGCGCCGCCGGCTGCTGCAGTACCTGGCGAAGAAGGACATCCAGCGCTTCCGTGCGCTGGTCGACCGCCTCGGCATCCGCCGCGGTGCGGCGGGCGCCAAGTAG